The Pseudomonas wenzhouensis genome has a segment encoding these proteins:
- the cydB gene encoding cytochrome d ubiquinol oxidase subunit II, which produces MGIDLPLIWAVIIAFGVMMYVVMDGFDLGIGILFPFVRDDGERDVMMNTVAPVWDGNETWLVLGGAALFGAFPLAYAVVLDALYLPLILMLLGLIFRGVAFEFRFKAKAAKRHLWDKAFIGGSLTATFFQGVALGAYIDGFEVVNRRFAGGAFDWFTPFSVFCGLALIAAYALLGCTWLIMKTEGRLQQQMHDMARPLVLVLLGVTGIVSLWTPLAHPDIAERWFSLPNLFLFMPVPLLVLLCTWALLKAVADNAHYAPFILTLVLIFLGYSGLAISLWPNVIPPSISIWDAAAPPQSQGFMLVGALFIIPFILMYTAWSYYVFRGKVTVDDGYH; this is translated from the coding sequence ATGGGTATCGACCTTCCGCTGATCTGGGCGGTGATCATCGCCTTCGGTGTGATGATGTATGTGGTGATGGATGGTTTCGATCTGGGCATCGGCATCCTCTTTCCCTTCGTCCGTGACGACGGCGAGCGCGATGTGATGATGAATACCGTGGCGCCGGTCTGGGACGGCAACGAAACCTGGCTGGTGCTGGGCGGCGCGGCGCTGTTCGGCGCCTTCCCGCTGGCCTATGCGGTGGTGCTCGATGCCTTGTACCTGCCGCTGATCCTGATGCTGCTGGGGCTGATCTTCCGGGGGGTGGCCTTCGAGTTCCGCTTCAAGGCCAAGGCCGCCAAACGCCATCTGTGGGACAAGGCCTTCATCGGTGGCTCACTGACCGCGACCTTCTTCCAGGGCGTGGCGCTGGGCGCCTATATCGATGGTTTCGAGGTGGTCAACCGGCGTTTTGCCGGCGGTGCCTTCGACTGGTTCACGCCGTTCTCGGTGTTCTGCGGCCTGGCGCTGATCGCTGCCTATGCGCTGCTCGGCTGCACCTGGCTGATCATGAAGACCGAGGGGCGCCTGCAGCAGCAAATGCACGATATGGCGCGGCCGCTGGTGCTGGTGTTGCTGGGCGTGACCGGCATCGTCAGCCTGTGGACGCCTTTGGCTCACCCGGATATCGCCGAGCGCTGGTTCAGCCTGCCCAACCTGTTCTTGTTCATGCCGGTGCCGCTACTGGTGCTGCTGTGCACCTGGGCGCTGCTCAAGGCCGTGGCCGATAACGCACACTACGCGCCGTTCATCCTTACCCTGGTGCTGATCTTCCTGGGTTACAGCGGCCTGGCCATCAGCCTGTGGCCGAACGTCATCCCGCCGTCGATCAGCATCTGGGATGCCGCCGCGCCGCCGCAGAGCCAGGGCTTCATGCTGGTGGGCGCGCTGTTCATCATCCCCTTCATTCTCATGTACACCGCCTGGAGCTACTACGTGTTTCGCGGCAAGGTGACGGTGGATGATGGTTATCACTGA
- a CDS encoding DUF2474 domain-containing protein codes for MTETEEKKPLWQRLVWLVLIWACSVTALGVVAWLLRQFMSAAGLGTPG; via the coding sequence ATGACCGAAACCGAAGAGAAGAAACCGCTGTGGCAGCGTCTGGTGTGGCTGGTGCTGATCTGGGCCTGCAGCGTCACTGCGCTGGGTGTGGTGGCCTGGCTGTTGCGCCAGTTCATGAGTGCGGCGGGGTTGGGTACACCGGGCTGA